AAAAATTGGGGAACAAACGCTATTAATACCTGGTGTCCTGGCTGCGGTAATTTTGCAATTTTGAATTCAATAAAATCAGTACTAAAGTCGCTGGTTGCGGATAATATATTGGCGGAAAACATAGTCCTTGTTTCCGGAATAGGCTGCGGTGCCAAGATCGTTGATTATATCAATGCCAACAGTGTTTACTCAATTCACGGCCGGGTTCTTCCTGTGGCAGAAGGAATCAAACTTGCTAACCCGCAGATGAAAGTAATTGGTTTAGCCGGTGATGGCGACACTTATGGAGAAGGAATGGAACACCTTGTTTTCGCTGCAAAAAGAAATATTGATATTACCATGATTGTCCACAATAACAGGGTGTATGGGTTGACTACAGGACAGTACACGCCAACATCGCCGTTGGGTTATAAAGGGCGGTCTACACCTCAAGGGAGTAAGGAGACACCGATAAACCCTCTGGAAATCATGCTTGCAAGCGGCGCAAGTTTTATTAGCCGCGGTACATCTACTACTATGGAATTGCTAAAAAAACTTATGAGGGAAGCAATAATGCATAAAGGGTTTGCACTCGTGGATATCCTGCAGGTATGCGTAACATTTTTTAATATGTATGAATACTACAACAAAAACGTGTATGAACTAGCCGGACATGATCCCGCTGATTACGGAAAGGCAATGCAGAGAATCAGGGAATGGAATTATAGTAATACCGATGCTAAAATACCGCTAGGAGTTTTTTATAAAAAAGAAATACCGACGTTTGAAGAATATTATTTACACCTAGGTAAGGAGACAGAACGCAGTCAAAAAATACATAAAATATTGGAGAATACAATATAAAATTGTTACAACCCCCCAAAATAATTATACCAACTGAATTTCTATACTAATCATATTGCTGAATATTATTTTGGAAAGTATTTACGGACTTTTGCTGCAATCTGATGATCCGTCATTTTATCAACTGTTTCAACGCCAACAATACGGCTGCCGAGGTTGTGTATTTTAAGCCGTTTTATAAGTTCTCCCTTTGCCTCACCGGGGCCAAATATAAGAAGAGCTCCTGCATTACGAATACATGCAATTACTGCATCGTAGTATATATTTAGATGTGCTGTAAAAGTTTTCTGGCGGATATCACTTGATGGAACTTTAAGTGATTCATATCTGCCCTTAAGAGGTGAATCTCCGGAACGACGTAGCTGTTTTTCTACCTTTGATATTATCAGTTTTATCTCTTCCCCTTCGTTCGTAACAGCAAAAATAATAGCTTTTCTGTGATCAACCCATAAACCCATTTTTGTTTTCATCGCATTCCTCCCATAAACTTTTTAAGTCGTCTTTAAAATGTGATCAACTTTCTTTTATTAAAAGTCAATAACTTAATAATACT
The Elusimicrobiota bacterium genome window above contains:
- a CDS encoding thiamine pyrophosphate-dependent enzyme, translated to MQEKNWGTNAINTWCPGCGNFAILNSIKSVLKSLVADNILAENIVLVSGIGCGAKIVDYINANSVYSIHGRVLPVAEGIKLANPQMKVIGLAGDGDTYGEGMEHLVFAAKRNIDITMIVHNNRVYGLTTGQYTPTSPLGYKGRSTPQGSKETPINPLEIMLASGASFISRGTSTTMELLKKLMREAIMHKGFALVDILQVCVTFFNMYEYYNKNVYELAGHDPADYGKAMQRIREWNYSNTDAKIPLGVFYKKEIPTFEEYYLHLGKETERSQKIHKILENTI